TGAGCCCGTGGCAGAGGAGTTGCGGGGTGAGCGGTGTCGCTGCCCGGAACACGGCTGAGGGCGGCACTGGCTCGTGTGCCCGGGCAGTGTCACGGAGCCAGCTCGGGCGGTGCGTGCCGAGGGTGACGGGCACTGCCCGTGCCCAGCCGGAGGCACACGGCTCCTTGGGAACACAATGTGTTTTTATCTGCATTTGTGTAACTTGCAAATCAGCTGTGAATGTTCACAAACATTTAATGGCAGCCGAGGTCAACTGCAGCTAACGCGGTGCATCTCCTTGCCTGAGAATGAAACTGGCCCGACTCGGTCTGGTCTCTGCTGGGTTTGGGACCGGTGTGAGGCTGGCGGGGCGGTGGCAGGATTTCGCAAGGGCACCTGCCGGCATACAAGTGCTGACAGCCTGTGTGACACTATTGGCATAGCCATTTACCCCAGCCCAGTCATCCACCACACCTAGCCTGGCGCACGTTGTGCACCCCAGCCCTGTCACCACATCTGACCTGGCACAGCCGTGTACCTGGCCTCGCTCTGTCAGAAGTCGTGGGTCGACTCCTGCTTCCCCAGATCGGGCGCAGGCACAGTGGCGGCAACTGACTTGCTCCGTCCCCGCCAGGAGGGTGGGAAAGGTCTGCTGCCCGTCCGGGGGCTACGCCGGCAGCCCGCGGGCTTCCCCCGGACTCGTGAAGGGTGCGAGGGGATGGACGCTCTCAATGCGGGCGCATTCCGGCCAAAGGCAGCCACGCTGGGACCTTCCAGCACTTATCGGAGCCATGTTCCGGCTCTACCCCGGGAGGGGTCGGTCCGGGGAACGGTCCTGCCGGACCGGGGGAGAGGAATGGGCCCGGCGATCTGACCCGAGCCAAGCCGAGTGGATGCGAGCCGAACCGAGACGAGCCCGTCGCTCGGGCGAGCCCGGGGCGAGCGCAGCAGAAGGCGGCGGAGCGGTCCGATCCCCGGGGGCCGGGCTCGGAGGGTCTCGGTTCGGCTCGGGCTCGGCCGGGCTCGGCTCCGCAGTGGCGGGGGGGCGCGCGGCCGCGCGCGCGCGGCGGGAGCGCGCGGGGCGCAGAGGCGGCAGCCAAGATGGCGGCGCGGGTGTCGCAGGGCCCGGCAGCCCGCGGGCGCTCTTAGGCCGcggcccccccgccccgccgaCCCCGGGCGGgctccccgccgccccggcccctcccgccCTCCGGCAGCGGCGGCCGGCAGGATGCTGCCCTCGCAGGAAGCCTCCAAGCTGTACCATGACAACTACGTGCGGAACTCGCGCGCCATCGGCGTGCTCTGGGCCATCTTCACCATCTGCTTCGCCATCATCAACGTGGTGGTCTTCATCCAGCCCTACTGGGTGGGCGACAGCGTTAACACGCCCAAGCCCGGGTACTTCGGGCTGTTCCACTACTGCGTGGGCAGCGGGCTGGCGGGCCGGGAGCTGTCGTGCCGCGGCTCCTTCACCGACTTCAGCACCATCCCCTCGGGCGCCTTTCAGGCGGCCGCGTTCTTCGTGCTGCTCTCCATGGTGCTGACGCTGGGCTGCATCACCTGCTTCGCCCTGTTCTTCTTCTGCAACACCGCCACCGTCTACAAGATCTGCGCCTggatgcagctgctggcaggtaCACACCGGCACCGGGAACCACCGGCACTGGGAACACCGGCCTGCCCCGGGCCTTGCGGCGGGGGACGGGTGGGGAGAatgtgggcagagctgagcgTGCGGCACCCTGGGACACCCCGGCAGTGGTAGTGGGGTCCCTGGCTACAGGGAACAGCAAGGTTGCTCAAGGAAGCTGGGCTGAGTCCAAACACTGCAGGGCCGTGGTTCTAGGATGCAGCCTCACAGCTTCTTGGGACACCCAGGGCAGGTGCTAGTGCTGACAGATGAGCAGGAATGGGCACCCGTTTGGGACACTGGCACTGAGGGCTCCCTGCTGTCCTCTGGCCACAAGGAACACAAGGGGTGCTCAGGAAAGCTGGGCTGGGTACAGGTACTGTGTACCCATAGGgcatcccagccaggagctggccCTAGGACGTCCCAGGCCTTCCTGGGACAAGCAGGCCAGGCACTGGCACTGACAGAGCACCATAAACAGGTTCTGGCTCTAGGCACTGGCACCTGGGTCTCCCCAGGCAGAGGTTGGCTACAGGGAACATTGGCATCGCTCAAGGCAGCTGGACAGATACAAGCACTGTAGGGCCATGGGTCTTCTTAGCCAAGAAATGTCCTCAGGACACTTCGGGGCTTCCCGGGACAGCCAGACCAGGCACTGGCACCAGGAATGGTCACACCTGCTTGGGGCACTGGAGCCTGGCATTCCCTAGGCAAGGTCTGGCCCCAGGGAAACATAAGGCTCCCTTATGGGAGGTACCACAGCTGGAGAGCTGGATCAGGGACCTACCTCAGGTGACTCCAGAGCAGGCACCGAccctgggacacctgggcagTCTGGACCCTCAGGACATCCTGGGCTAGGGACCCACCTTGGGGCACTTGAGTACACCCCAGTCAAGGACCAGCATTAGGACACCCTACAACATGGCCTAGGACACACTGGATCAGCcccctgaatccctggggaTTCAGACACCCCAGCACACTCCACATCAGGGACTAGCCCCCCAGTCAACCCCAGAGATGTGGGGTTGTCCCTAAGGGATACTCACTTTAGGGGACCACTCAGCCCCCAAAGGTACCCCATCACTGGAAGAAGCCCATGCATGGATCCCCCATCCCTCTAAAAGCACCCTTCTAAAGGGGGAACTAAAAGTTCCCCCTTAAAGACATATTGTACCCAGGCCCCCTCTCTTCTGCATCATGAaagggctgtggggacagctctCCAGTGCTTCCCACAGAGGTGCACCATACATTTACCTTGATGTCTCCCCAGACATGACCACTCAAGCCCAGTAATTAAGCCCCCCAAAAGTGACCGTGTCTATAGATCCTCCTTAGTCCTTCCACAAATGAAACCCCACTGCAGATGTACCGCAAGACCCTCACAGACTCACTCCTCAAAATGACACTGTACAACAACCCAGACCTTTCCCTAGAAGGTGACCTGATGCCTATATTCATAGGGATCCCAAGTATCCCCTTATGCGCAGACTGCCAAGGTGTCCTCACACAGGGTCTGTCCTTTTGGGAGAAAGATCCTAAGGAATGATGTTGAACTTCCATTGGTAGCAAGACCCTTCACTTCCTTCTCTGCACAGTTTTATCAGGTGTGGACAAACACTCTCCACTGCATACTAAGTGTGAATAGACCTAGAGCTTCCACTGGAAGGACCTACAGTGGCCCTTATTCCTAATGGAAGGACCCCATTCATCCCCTCTGTGAGAAGGGCCCTAGTCCTTGATGTGGAAGGATACAGCCCCTCCGTGTGAGGACCTTCCAGCTAGCCCAGCTCTTTCCCTTGCAGCTGGCTTGGGCTGGAAAGCCTGACCTCCCCTTACCCAGATCAGGACCACAGCCAGACCTGGAGCTGCCTTGGCTTATCAGGAAATTCCCTCATCTTTAATTTTCCCTGTCCTGAAGATTTATCAGTTTAAAGCAAGCTCAGAGCCCAAATCCTACTGATTGTTGGCAGCTTAATCAAGTGGCGTGGAGTGCCCAGCTGCTActgctgcacagggagctgtgtgGCAGAGGGCACTGCACTGGAGGCAGCCCTGGGTCTTCTCCCCAATgcctcctgtcctgtcctggcTCAGGTTTGGGTGGCCATGACAGCACTTCGCTGTTGTCACCTCTGGGTACCCTTCACCTTGCCTTGGGGCTTGTCGTTGGTCACACTTTGCACCTTGTAATGACACGTGTTGCTGACAACTGCACTTGTGAGAACCCTGAGTGCTCAGCTCAGTGGGGCCATGGGCTGGCTCTTCTGGCCTCAGCCAGCCCAGGTTGCCTTGgagctctcccagagcagcatgGCTCCATGGCTTCTCTGTCAGGGAAAGTCCGAGGCAGCATTAACAGAGACTGGCCCTCCACCCTAACCTGAGACAGGACAACATGAGAGAGCTGCTGTCCTACAGGACAGGCTGATGTTCCTGTCACAGAGGGCCTGATGCAGAGGTGGTGGTGTGGTGTGTCCCAGCAAGAGAGTCTTGTCTGGCAGGGGTCAGGCAGGGCCGAACTTCCCTGGGAACATCTGAGGCAGCCACAGGTGGATGTGTTACCTTGTGCATGGAGAAGGAGCTGCCATGACCTATGGAGAGAGTACCATAGGCCAGATCTTACGGCAGGGATATAGGCTGATGCAGGATCTGGCACATCATTATGGCAAACTTCAGAGATTCACCTGGCTGGGAGGTTGGAGGATTCTGTCATAGCAGAGAGTTtggaggagcagaaaaggaaaggaaattccTCCTGCCTCAGTGAGGGTTTAGCTGAAGAAGGACTTGCACTACTACGGCAGAAGCAACTGTGAGGCCCAAAGTCTCTTGGTCTCAGTGGTGAAAGCCAGGTGAGGCAGGTGATGGGCAGAGAGATGGGGCAGAGGTGTCCCTACCCCATCCCTGTGGGATGGCTGGTGCAGAGTAAAGGGCTGCTGATTGTGGGCATGGATGGGCtcttcagaggagaaaaaccaaGTGCAGGAATGTgggggaggaggatgaggaattCAGGATctctttcaaaaaacaaaaaaaacccaaccaacttTAAATCATCGATGTCTAATTAGTGGACAACAATCAAGGCAGGGTTTAATTAGAGCTTGACAGAAAGCTCCAGCTCAAAAGCCGCTGCCCCCCTAGGAGGAAACTGGATCTAATTAAGAGGAAAGACTCTGCTTTATCGCAAATAGAAACGTGGCCATCTGCCCTGTTCAAAATCCCAGTAACGCAAAACTGGAGATTTTGCTAAATCCTTCTGTTATAAAACCAGAGATGGGCCCTTAACATGAGCACGTCAACAACTGTATGACTGACAGCACCGGATGCCACCCCAGTACTCCAAATTAGTGGAGGAGCACCTTCAGAAAGTTCCGTGGCATGATGCCTGAAGAGAAATGGGCTGTGAGGGTGATTGCCTTGGGATTTGTTTGCAAGAAATCAGAGCATAGGAATACACCACCACCAGGCCACCCAGGAGCCTGAGCATTTCCCCTGATTCCTCAACACTGCTGTAGCATAAGACACAGTCACCCTGAGAGTTTACTCCAAGCTTTGAACAAAGTTGTCCTGGTGCCCAGCATTAATGGTTCTGCAAGACAGcccagccagctctgtgtgacacTGCATCCATGTGCCTTCCATCAGGATGATTACCCTGAGTGGTACCCAGGGTTGTTTCCAGAGGGTCTTTGGTTTTGTACTTAGAGTCTATTGAGGGTCAAAAGAGGCAGCCAGCTGAGCTTCCATGCTTCTTGCATGGAAGAATTGACTGTCcacattttaaagtgttttcctGTGCTCCAGGTCCAGCAGTCAGTGTGGTGAGACCTTCACACTCCCTCCCTTAGGAATACACGACGCATGGGGTGCCTTCTCACCTGGGGCCATGCTCTTGGCCTTTGGGCTGGGCTTTGTCCTTATCGGTGGCCTTTTGGCATTGATTGTGCCAT
This region of Vidua chalybeata isolate OUT-0048 chromosome 12, bVidCha1 merged haplotype, whole genome shotgun sequence genomic DNA includes:
- the LHFPL4 gene encoding LHFPL tetraspan subfamily member 4 protein; this translates as MLPSQEASKLYHDNYVRNSRAIGVLWAIFTICFAIINVVVFIQPYWVGDSVNTPKPGYFGLFHYCVGSGLAGRELSCRGSFTDFSTIPSGAFQAAAFFVLLSMVLTLGCITCFALFFFCNTATVYKICAWMQLLAALCLVLGCMIFPDGWDAETIRDMCGEKTGKYSLGDCSVRWAYILAIIGILNALILSFLAFVLGNRQNDLLHEELKTESKDFVGTARI